The following coding sequences are from one Ornithodoros turicata isolate Travis chromosome 1, ASM3712646v1, whole genome shotgun sequence window:
- the LOC135399812 gene encoding uncharacterized protein LOC135399812: MWVNLAVQIRSHLNGLTLYKPRIPRSKTSGLQQWVPAHCGIDGNELADKLAKEALSHQKRSPIPFTKGDAVNLLNSKTKVYAKKLWLKTLRSEDYIKHIDPELKYSIPVNIKREYTTLIHRIRLGVLPTNSVLFKQGKADSPDCSTCMLPDTTHHVITQCKKFSKEREQLDKELRKLSHTPLTFAKIMGNWNTSSDRKIALSVLCDFLKETQIVQKY; encoded by the exons ATGTGGGTGAACCTAGCCGTTCAGATCCGAAGCCACCTTAACGGCCTCACGCTGTACAAGCCTCGCATCCCCCGAAGCAAGA CCAGTGGACTACAACAATGGGTACCAGCCCACTGTGGTATTGACGGAAATGAACTAGCTGACAAGTTGGCAAAAGAGGCCCTGTCTCATCAGAAACGATCACCTATCCCGTTCACTAAAGGAGATGCAGTAAACCTGCTCAACAGCAAAACTAAAGTATACGCGAAGAAACTCTGGCTGAAAACACTGCGATCAGAAGATTACATCAAACACATTGATCCAGAGCTCAAGTATTCCATACCTGTCAACATAAAACGGGAATACACCACATTGATTCACCGCATACGTCTCGGAGTCCTGCCAACCAACTCAGTCCTCTTCAAGCAGGGCAAAGCAGACTCTCCTGACTGCTCAACGTGTATGCTTCCCGATACCACCCACCATGTCATCACTCAGTGCAAGAAGTTCTCCAAAGAACGTGAACAATTAGACAAGGAACTAAGAAAGCTTAGTCACACGCCTCTCACCTTTGCCAAGATAATGGGCAATTGGAATACAAGCTCAGATCGAAAAATTGCACTCAGTGTGCTGTGTGACTTCCTCAAAGAAACGCAAATCGTGCAGAAATATTAG
- the LOC135399904 gene encoding RNA-binding protein 24-A-like, producing the protein MVDREPDENPIIDGGKANANLDYLGAKPRANAPKGFPLSMRASYATLLPSQYAGLPHQYMYPSTYLPTLGLIFPHSRPHPPSLFMITPRPMLRDPRGSYRCYRSRTGLPIPGQSLCSYGRCTQCSQGAATAAAVYYTLPQPLATTGATSSLAGAPPPYGAQAQDTRLQ; encoded by the coding sequence ATGGTGGACCGCGAACCCGATGAGAACCCGATAATTGACGGTGGGAAAGCTAATGCCAACCTGGACTACTTGGGGGCCAAGCCCCGCGCCAACGCTCCAAAGGGCTTCCCACTCTCAATGAGAGCAAGCTATGCTACACTTCTTCCTAGTCAATATGCTGGGCTGCCTCACCAATACATGTACCCGTCCACCTATTTGCCGACACTAGGCCTGATCTTCCCTCACAGCCGTCCCCATCCCCCGTCACTTTTTATGATTACGCCCCGGCCTATGCTCAGGGACCCCAGGGGGTCGTACAGGTGCTACAGGAGCCGAACTGGCCTGCCCATTCCCGGCCAGTCCCTCTGCAGCTATGGCCGCTGCACCCAGTGCTCCCAAGGTGCTGCCACAGCTGCGGCTGTATACTACACGTTGCCCCAGCCTCTGGCCACAACGGGAGCTACTAGCAGTCTTGCTGGAGCCCCACCACCCTATGGTGCTCAAGCGCAAGACACCAGGCTACAATga